The proteins below are encoded in one region of Rhizobacter sp.:
- the cls gene encoding cardiolipin synthase translates to MRPRLRLNRFALAVLVGMSACSTLPTFEPEAVLAAAPKPQLDGARGPLSPEQSKAVLAKLAARAPETAIFDRHLAIEEAIVGSPLTVGNQATLLQDGPATYGAMFAAIEAARDHIHLETYILDDDEVGRKFADALIAKQKKGVQVSVIHDSVGTLQTPKEFFKRMTDAGIRVLEFNPVNPTQARKGWELNQRDHRKLLIVDGKVAFLGGINISSVYSSGSFSRSGGGSSGSGGAAAPGKDGKAWRDTHVRLQGPVVAEYQRLFLGTWKKQKGPPLPDRHYFPPLQNVGNQVVRAIGSSPDDPYALIYATFLSALGAAETSVHITMAYFAPDPQFLEALKSAARRGVDVTLILPSQTDSWLIFHAGRRFYTPLLKAGVKIYERKGVILHSKTAVIDGVWATIGSTNLDWRSFLHNDELNAVVLGADFSQQMEAMFAKDLEASQPVTLKQWKERPLDDRMKEAFSAIWQYWL, encoded by the coding sequence ATGCGCCCGCGACTGAGGCTCAACCGCTTCGCCCTCGCCGTGCTGGTGGGCATGAGTGCCTGCAGCACCCTGCCGACCTTCGAGCCCGAAGCGGTGCTCGCCGCCGCACCCAAGCCGCAGCTCGATGGCGCGCGTGGCCCGCTCTCGCCAGAGCAGAGCAAGGCGGTGCTCGCCAAGCTCGCGGCCCGCGCCCCCGAGACGGCGATCTTCGACCGCCACCTCGCCATCGAAGAAGCGATCGTGGGCAGCCCGCTCACCGTCGGCAACCAGGCCACGCTGCTGCAGGATGGCCCGGCCACCTACGGCGCGATGTTCGCCGCCATCGAGGCGGCGCGTGACCACATCCACCTCGAGACCTACATCCTCGATGACGACGAAGTGGGCCGCAAGTTCGCCGACGCCTTGATCGCCAAGCAGAAGAAGGGTGTGCAGGTGAGCGTGATCCACGACAGCGTGGGCACCTTGCAGACGCCGAAGGAATTCTTCAAGCGCATGACCGATGCCGGCATCCGCGTGCTGGAGTTCAACCCGGTGAACCCCACGCAGGCCCGCAAGGGCTGGGAGCTCAACCAGCGTGACCACCGAAAGCTGCTCATCGTGGACGGCAAGGTGGCGTTTCTCGGCGGCATCAACATCAGCAGCGTCTATTCGAGCGGCTCGTTCAGCCGCTCGGGCGGCGGCAGCTCCGGCTCGGGCGGCGCCGCCGCGCCGGGCAAGGACGGCAAAGCCTGGCGTGACACGCACGTGCGCCTGCAGGGGCCGGTGGTGGCCGAATACCAACGGCTCTTCCTCGGCACCTGGAAGAAGCAGAAGGGCCCGCCGCTGCCCGACCGCCACTACTTTCCGCCCTTGCAGAACGTGGGCAACCAGGTGGTGCGCGCCATCGGCAGCTCGCCCGACGACCCGTATGCGCTGATCTACGCCACCTTCCTCTCGGCCCTCGGCGCGGCCGAGACGAGCGTGCACATCACGATGGCGTATTTCGCGCCCGACCCGCAGTTCCTCGAGGCACTCAAGTCGGCCGCGCGGCGCGGGGTCGACGTGACGCTCATCCTGCCGAGCCAGACCGACTCATGGCTGATCTTCCATGCGGGCCGCCGCTTCTACACGCCCCTGCTCAAGGCCGGCGTGAAGATCTACGAGCGCAAGGGCGTGATCCTGCATTCGAAGACGGCGGTGATCGACGGGGTGTGGGCCACCATCGGCTCGACCAACCTCGACTGGCGCAGCTTCCTGCACAACGACGAGCTGAACGCGGTGGTGCTGGGGGCCGACTTCAGCCAGCAGATGGAGGCGATGTTCGCGAAGGACCTCGAAGCCTCGCAGCCCGTGACGCTCAAGCAGTGGAAGGAGCGCCCGCTGGACGACCGGATGAAGGAGGCCTTCTCGGCGATCTGGCAATACTGGCTCTGA
- a CDS encoding phage holin family protein → MHPLLHLIVREPDLLADHAGAYAELLGEEIGVASTHWKRKALLSAVALCSGGVGAVLVGVALMLWAVIPPENMNAPWALIAAPLVPLGLAVGCWVSAQRQAGPRAFEQVRRQLREDAAMLREARAS, encoded by the coding sequence ATGCACCCGCTGCTGCACCTCATCGTCCGCGAACCCGACCTCCTGGCCGACCATGCCGGCGCCTATGCCGAGCTGCTCGGTGAAGAGATCGGGGTCGCCTCCACCCACTGGAAGCGCAAGGCCCTGCTGAGCGCGGTGGCGCTGTGCAGTGGCGGCGTGGGCGCGGTGCTGGTGGGTGTGGCGCTGATGCTGTGGGCGGTGATCCCGCCCGAGAACATGAACGCCCCGTGGGCGCTGATCGCCGCACCGCTCGTGCCGCTCGGGCTCGCGGTCGGCTGCTGGGTCTCCGCGCAGCGCCAGGCCGGGCCGCGTGCCTTCGAGCAGGTGCGCCGCCAGCTCCGCGAAGACGCCGCCATGCTGCGGGAGGCCCGCGCATCATGA
- a CDS encoding DUF1328 domain-containing protein: protein MLHYAVVFFVIALIAALFGFGGIAAGAVGIAKILFVVFAVLAVASFLFGLLRKG from the coding sequence ATGCTGCATTACGCCGTCGTTTTCTTCGTGATCGCCCTGATCGCGGCACTGTTCGGTTTCGGTGGCATCGCCGCCGGCGCTGTCGGGATCGCCAAGATCCTGTTCGTCGTGTTCGCCGTGCTGGCGGTCGCGAGCTTCCTCTTCGGCCTGCTGCGCAAAGGCTGA
- a CDS encoding CHASE3 domain-containing protein, with protein sequence MSVYKVLKRNPVVFPLACLAVLAMVAVSETSYWRSAGKLETLTEVGAARTAVQDLAQSILDAEASQRSYLLTHREEYLRPFERALQQIDHSFNFLDQYYQKDDNSTAVLARLHAAVDGKVSELTETMRLQREGKNDAAMELMLSDIGREKMEAVRQLTRELFARESANVTAEREAVNQTLWLGRMGVLVLSALGLLSLFMYLRQTSALEAQREEQQRLVRGERDRLEEEVTQRTAQLVELTDHLQTAREDERNRLARNLHDELGALLTSAKLDAARIRSRLTGGNPEALDRLNHLVETLNSSIALGRRIIEDLRPSTLSNLGLVPTLEILGRDFATHSGLKVHCELEAVKLPPDAQLVVYRLVQEAITNITKHSQATQVWIKLKARDGHAEVCVRDDGVGFDPAHQPRSAFGLIGMRYRVAAEGGELKLRSAPGQGTCIEATLPETSPTPA encoded by the coding sequence ATGAGCGTCTACAAGGTCCTCAAACGAAACCCCGTTGTCTTTCCTCTTGCGTGCCTGGCCGTGCTGGCCATGGTGGCGGTCAGCGAGACCTCCTACTGGCGCTCGGCCGGCAAGCTCGAAACGCTCACCGAAGTGGGCGCGGCCCGCACGGCAGTGCAAGACCTCGCCCAATCGATCCTCGATGCCGAAGCGAGCCAGCGCAGCTACCTCCTCACCCATCGCGAGGAATACTTGCGGCCGTTTGAACGCGCGCTCCAGCAGATCGACCATTCCTTCAATTTCCTCGACCAGTACTACCAGAAAGACGACAACTCCACCGCCGTGCTCGCCAGGCTGCACGCGGCCGTCGACGGCAAGGTGTCGGAACTGACCGAAACCATGCGTCTGCAACGAGAGGGCAAAAATGATGCCGCGATGGAGCTGATGCTCTCCGACATCGGCCGCGAGAAGATGGAGGCGGTGCGCCAGCTCACCCGGGAGCTCTTCGCCCGCGAGAGCGCCAACGTCACCGCCGAGCGCGAAGCCGTCAACCAGACGCTCTGGCTCGGCCGCATGGGCGTGTTGGTGCTGAGTGCCCTCGGGCTGCTGTCGCTCTTCATGTACCTGCGCCAGACGTCCGCCCTCGAAGCGCAGCGCGAGGAACAGCAACGCCTGGTGCGCGGCGAGCGCGACCGGCTCGAAGAAGAAGTCACCCAGCGCACGGCCCAGCTTGTCGAATTGACCGATCACCTGCAGACCGCCCGGGAAGACGAGCGCAACCGCCTCGCGCGCAACCTGCACGACGAGCTGGGCGCCCTGCTCACCTCGGCCAAGCTCGACGCCGCACGCATCCGCTCGCGCCTGACCGGCGGCAACCCCGAGGCGCTCGACCGGCTCAACCACCTCGTGGAGACGCTTAACAGCAGCATCGCGCTCGGCCGCCGCATCATCGAAGACCTGCGCCCGTCCACGCTCAGCAACCTCGGCCTCGTGCCCACGCTCGAGATCCTGGGGCGCGACTTTGCCACCCACTCGGGCCTGAAGGTGCATTGCGAACTCGAAGCGGTGAAGCTGCCGCCCGATGCGCAGCTCGTGGTGTACCGCCTGGTGCAGGAGGCCATCACCAACATCACCAAGCATTCGCAGGCCACGCAGGTGTGGATCAAGCTGAAGGCCCGCGACGGCCACGCCGAGGTGTGCGTGCGCGACGACGGCGTGGGCTTCGACCCCGCCCACCAGCCACGCTCGGCCTTCGGCCTCATCGGCATGCGCTACCGCGTGGCCGCCGAAGGTGGCGAACTCAAGCTGCGCTCGGCGCCCGGCCAGGGCACCTGCATCGAGGCCACGCTGCCCGAAACGAGCCCGACCCCGGCCTGA
- a CDS encoding response regulator transcription factor — MIRIAIVDDHAMIRAGLKQFFADQPDFSVVAEANNGREALDIVRGGEVDVIVLDISMPDQSGVDALAGIKARAPDLPVLILSGFPEEHYATTLLRQGASGYLNKDCDPEEIVKAIRTVARGRKYITAGVAERLADGLNGGGDKPPHEQLSERELQVFLRLAKGETISHMADSMSLSVKTVSTYRTRVMEKMKLESNSDLTYYALKNGLIQ; from the coding sequence ATGATTCGAATTGCCATCGTTGATGACCATGCCATGATTCGTGCCGGCCTGAAGCAATTCTTTGCCGATCAGCCGGACTTTTCGGTCGTGGCCGAAGCGAACAACGGCCGTGAGGCCCTCGACATCGTGCGAGGCGGGGAGGTCGATGTGATCGTGCTCGACATCTCCATGCCCGACCAGAGCGGCGTCGATGCCCTCGCCGGCATCAAGGCCCGCGCGCCCGACCTGCCGGTGCTCATTCTCAGCGGCTTTCCCGAAGAGCACTACGCCACGACCCTGCTGCGCCAGGGTGCGAGCGGCTATCTCAACAAGGACTGCGACCCCGAAGAGATCGTGAAGGCGATCCGCACGGTGGCGCGTGGCCGCAAGTACATCACCGCCGGCGTGGCCGAGCGCCTGGCCGACGGGCTCAATGGCGGTGGCGACAAGCCACCGCACGAGCAGCTCTCCGAGCGCGAGCTGCAGGTCTTCCTGCGGCTGGCCAAGGGCGAGACCATCAGCCACATGGCCGACAGCATGTCGCTCAGCGTGAAGACGGTCAGCACCTACCGCACGCGCGTGATGGAGAAGATGAAGCTCGAGTCGAACAGCGACCTCACGTATTACGCGCTCAAGAACGGCCTCATCCAGTAG
- a CDS encoding response regulator transcription factor, translating to MQPLRAYIVEDSQVIRDNLIATLEELVPVEVVGHAEDEATAIQWLQQHDNDANLVIVDIFLKSGSGLGVLKVTHDLPARRNVVVLSNFATQDIRRKCLELGADKVFDKSNEIDALIQYCTRLAGGDTGHGPLM from the coding sequence ATGCAGCCGCTGAGGGCCTACATCGTCGAAGACAGCCAGGTCATTCGCGACAACCTCATCGCCACGCTCGAAGAGCTGGTGCCTGTCGAAGTCGTCGGCCATGCGGAAGACGAGGCCACGGCCATCCAATGGCTGCAGCAGCACGACAACGACGCCAACCTCGTGATCGTCGACATCTTCCTGAAGTCGGGCTCGGGCCTCGGCGTGCTCAAGGTCACGCATGACCTGCCCGCGCGGCGCAACGTGGTCGTGCTCAGCAACTTCGCCACGCAGGACATCCGCCGCAAGTGCCTGGAGCTGGGTGCCGACAAGGTGTTCGACAAGTCGAACGAGATCGATGCGCTGATCCAGTACTGCACGCGCCTGGCCGGGGGTGATACCGGCCACGGCCCGCTGATGTAG
- a CDS encoding DUF4337 domain-containing protein, producing MSGGGFHVHGPHDHELEHAAQHEPAGMAGQLAVITAILATVGAMFAYMGGATQANAGLYKNMAAIKKTEASNQWNFFQAKSTKQSLAEVSRDLSPVAADREKYQAKIDRYEKEKKDIQAEAEKIEAESKDWDKKSDAQMHEHHRWAQATTALQIAIAMAAIALLTKKRWLEYAVIGVSAVGVALGGMAWFHI from the coding sequence ATGTCTGGAGGAGGTTTCCACGTCCACGGCCCGCATGACCACGAGCTGGAGCATGCGGCCCAACACGAGCCGGCCGGCATGGCCGGGCAGCTGGCGGTGATCACCGCCATCCTCGCCACGGTGGGCGCCATGTTCGCCTACATGGGCGGGGCCACGCAGGCCAATGCGGGCCTCTACAAGAACATGGCGGCCATCAAGAAGACCGAGGCCTCCAACCAGTGGAATTTCTTCCAGGCCAAGAGCACGAAACAGTCGCTCGCCGAGGTGTCGCGCGACCTCTCGCCCGTGGCCGCCGACCGCGAGAAGTACCAGGCCAAGATCGACCGCTACGAAAAAGAGAAGAAGGACATCCAGGCCGAGGCCGAGAAGATCGAGGCCGAGTCGAAGGACTGGGACAAGAAGAGCGACGCCCAGATGCACGAGCACCACCGCTGGGCGCAGGCCACCACGGCGCTGCAGATCGCCATCGCGATGGCGGCCATCGCGCTGCTCACGAAGAAGCGCTGGCTCGAGTACGCGGTGATCGGCGTGAGCGCAGTCGGCGTGGCGCTGGGCGGCATGGCCTGGTTCCACATCTGA
- a CDS encoding dihydrofolate reductase: MSPAPRPPLTLIAAVARNGAIGRDNQLLFRIPGDLPRLKRITLGHPVIMGRKTWESLPPKNRPLPGRLNIVVTRNRDWRAEGAVTVHSLEDALEHTRGAQQAFVIGGAELYALALPHADRLDLTEVEQEAEGDVFFPAWQREDFEETARELPPADAASSAPFRFAFVTYQRKR, from the coding sequence ATGTCACCTGCGCCCCGCCCCCCGCTCACGCTCATCGCCGCCGTCGCCCGCAATGGCGCCATCGGCCGCGACAACCAGCTGCTCTTTCGCATCCCCGGCGACTTGCCACGCCTCAAGCGCATCACGCTGGGCCACCCGGTCATCATGGGCCGCAAGACCTGGGAGTCGCTGCCGCCGAAGAACCGGCCGCTGCCGGGGCGCCTCAACATCGTCGTCACCCGCAACCGCGACTGGCGCGCCGAAGGCGCCGTCACCGTGCACAGCCTCGAGGACGCGCTGGAACACACCCGCGGCGCGCAGCAGGCCTTCGTGATCGGCGGTGCCGAGCTGTACGCGCTCGCCCTGCCCCACGCCGACCGCCTGGATCTCACGGAAGTCGAGCAAGAGGCCGAGGGCGACGTGTTCTTCCCCGCCTGGCAGCGCGAAGACTTCGAGGAAACCGCGCGCGAGCTGCCACCGGCCGACGCTGCGTCGTCGGCCCCATTCCGCTTTGCCTTTGTCACCTACCAACGAAAACGCTGA
- a CDS encoding GntR family transcriptional regulator gives MSTTLSPRAAPAPASSRLRESALYEQVAERLRARILAHTLPPGSWIDEQALAAEFGISRTPLREALKVLAAEGLVTMKLRRGAYVTEVSERDLTEVYHLLGLLEADAAATVAEAATDAQLAELQALHDLLEKSVNDRDAFFRANEQFHLKLLHIADNQWTQAMVGDLRRVMKLNRHQSLFKQGRVEASLDEHRQIMQALKARDAAKVKQLMERHIKQGREAATLS, from the coding sequence ATGTCTACCACCCTGTCGCCCCGCGCCGCGCCCGCACCGGCTTCGTCTCGCCTGCGCGAGAGCGCCCTCTACGAACAGGTGGCCGAGCGGCTGCGCGCACGCATCCTGGCGCACACCCTGCCGCCCGGCAGCTGGATCGACGAGCAGGCCCTTGCCGCCGAGTTCGGCATCAGCCGCACCCCCTTGCGCGAAGCGCTCAAGGTGCTGGCCGCCGAAGGGCTGGTCACGATGAAGCTGCGCCGCGGGGCCTACGTCACCGAAGTCTCCGAGCGCGACTTGACCGAGGTCTACCACCTGCTGGGCCTGCTCGAAGCCGATGCCGCCGCCACGGTTGCCGAAGCGGCCACCGACGCGCAGCTCGCCGAGCTGCAGGCGCTGCACGACCTGCTGGAGAAGAGCGTGAACGACCGCGACGCCTTCTTCCGCGCCAACGAGCAGTTCCACCTGAAGCTGCTGCACATCGCCGACAACCAGTGGACGCAGGCGATGGTGGGCGACCTGCGCCGCGTGATGAAGCTCAACCGGCACCAGTCGCTCTTCAAGCAGGGCCGCGTGGAGGCTTCGCTCGACGAGCACCGCCAGATCATGCAGGCGCTCAAGGCGCGCGATGCTGCCAAGGTGAAGCAGCTGATGGAACGACACATCAAGCAAGGCCGCGAAGCCGCCACGCTGTCCTGA
- the scpA gene encoding methylmalonyl-CoA mutase, which translates to MSDPKLTPDALAAWQKAAAKSAPGGNVEALNWVTPEGITVKPLYTAADTQDLPYADTLPGFAPFVRGPQATMYAVRPWTIRQYAGFSTAEESNAFYRRALAAGGQGVSVAFDLATHRGYDSDHPRVTGDVGKAGVAIDSVEDMKILFDGIPLDKVSVSMTMNGAVLPVLAGYVVAAEEQGVSQDKLSGTIQNDILKEFMVRNTYIYPPEPSMRAIGDIIEYTAKNMPKFNSISISGYHMQEAGANQALELAFTLADGREYVKTALAKGLNVDDFAGRLSFFWAIGMNFYLEVAKMRAARLLWWRIMKEFNPKNDKSLMLRTHCQTSGWSLTEQDPYNNVVRTTIEAMAAVFGGTQSLHTNSFDEAIALPTDFSARIARNTQLIIQEETHITNVVDPWAGSYMMEKLTQDMADKAWAIIEEVEAMGGMTKAVQSGWAKLKIEASAAEKQARIDSGKDVIVGVNKYKLKEEDPIEARDIDNHAVRDAQVARLQKIRATRDAKAVQAALDALTQCADSGSGNLLDLSIKAIRLRATVGEVSDALEKVWGRHRADTQKVTGVYAAAYDSAEGWEKLQQEIAAFAEEQGRRPRVMIAKLGQDGHDRGAKVVATAFADLGFDVDMGPLFQTAEECARQAIENDVHAVGVSTLAAGHKTLVPAIIEALKAQGADDIVVFVGGVIPRQDYDYLYEAGVKGIYGPGTPIPASAKDVLEKIKAQIAKA; encoded by the coding sequence ATGTCCGATCCCAAGCTCACCCCCGACGCGCTCGCCGCCTGGCAGAAGGCTGCTGCCAAGTCCGCCCCGGGCGGCAACGTGGAAGCGCTCAACTGGGTCACGCCCGAGGGCATCACCGTCAAGCCGCTCTACACCGCGGCCGACACACAAGACCTGCCCTACGCCGACACGCTGCCCGGTTTCGCGCCCTTCGTGCGCGGCCCGCAGGCCACGATGTACGCGGTGCGGCCATGGACGATCCGCCAATACGCCGGCTTCTCCACCGCCGAAGAGAGCAACGCCTTTTACCGCCGCGCGCTCGCCGCCGGCGGGCAGGGCGTGAGCGTGGCCTTCGACCTCGCCACCCACCGCGGCTACGACAGCGACCACCCGCGCGTGACGGGCGACGTGGGCAAGGCCGGTGTCGCCATCGATTCGGTGGAAGACATGAAGATCCTCTTCGACGGCATTCCGCTCGACAAGGTGAGCGTCTCCATGACGATGAACGGCGCGGTGCTGCCGGTGCTCGCGGGCTACGTGGTCGCGGCCGAAGAGCAGGGCGTGTCGCAAGACAAGCTCTCCGGGACCATCCAGAACGACATCCTCAAGGAGTTCATGGTCCGCAACACCTACATCTACCCGCCCGAGCCGAGCATGCGGGCCATCGGCGACATCATCGAGTACACGGCGAAGAACATGCCGAAGTTCAACTCGATCTCGATCTCGGGCTATCACATGCAGGAGGCGGGGGCCAACCAGGCGCTCGAACTCGCCTTCACGCTGGCCGATGGCCGCGAGTACGTGAAGACGGCGCTCGCCAAGGGCCTGAACGTCGATGACTTCGCCGGGCGCCTGAGCTTCTTCTGGGCCATCGGCATGAACTTCTATCTGGAAGTGGCCAAGATGCGCGCCGCCCGCCTGCTGTGGTGGCGCATCATGAAGGAGTTCAACCCGAAGAACGACAAGAGCCTGATGCTGCGCACGCACTGCCAGACCTCAGGCTGGAGCCTGACGGAGCAGGACCCGTACAACAACGTCGTGCGCACCACCATCGAGGCGATGGCCGCGGTGTTCGGCGGCACGCAATCGCTGCACACCAACTCGTTCGACGAAGCCATCGCGCTGCCCACCGACTTCTCGGCCCGCATCGCACGCAACACGCAGCTCATCATCCAGGAAGAGACCCACATCACCAACGTGGTCGACCCCTGGGCCGGCAGCTACATGATGGAGAAGCTCACGCAAGACATGGCCGACAAGGCCTGGGCCATCATCGAAGAAGTCGAGGCGATGGGCGGCATGACGAAGGCCGTGCAGAGCGGCTGGGCCAAGCTCAAGATCGAGGCGAGCGCCGCCGAGAAGCAGGCCCGCATCGACTCGGGCAAGGACGTGATCGTTGGCGTCAACAAGTACAAGCTCAAAGAAGAAGACCCGATCGAAGCGCGCGACATCGACAACCATGCGGTGCGCGATGCGCAGGTCGCGCGCTTGCAGAAGATCCGCGCCACGCGCGACGCGAAGGCCGTGCAGGCCGCGCTTGACGCGCTCACCCAATGCGCCGACAGTGGCTCGGGCAACCTGCTCGACCTGTCCATCAAGGCCATCCGCCTGCGCGCGACGGTGGGCGAGGTGAGCGATGCACTCGAAAAAGTCTGGGGGCGCCACCGCGCCGACACGCAAAAGGTGACCGGGGTGTACGCAGCTGCCTACGACAGTGCCGAAGGCTGGGAAAAGCTCCAGCAGGAAATTGCCGCCTTCGCCGAAGAGCAGGGCCGCCGCCCGCGCGTGATGATCGCCAAGCTGGGGCAAGACGGGCACGACCGTGGCGCCAAGGTAGTGGCCACGGCCTTCGCCGACCTCGGCTTCGACGTCGACATGGGCCCGCTCTTCCAGACCGCTGAAGAGTGCGCCCGCCAGGCGATCGAGAACGACGTGCACGCGGTGGGCGTCTCTACCCTCGCGGCCGGCCACAAGACCTTGGTGCCGGCCATCATCGAAGCGCTCAAGGCACAAGGTGCCGACGACATCGTTGTCTTCGTGGGTGGCGTGATCCCGCGGCAGGACTACGACTACCTCTACGAGGCCGGCGTGAAGGGCATCTACGGCCCGGGCACGCCCATCCCGGCGAGCGCGAAAGACGTGCTCGAGAAGATCAAGGCGCAGATCGCGAAAGCCTGA
- the meaB gene encoding methylmalonyl Co-A mutase-associated GTPase MeaB, with the protein MPGILRADRRTLAKAITLLESTRADHRARADALLNALLPHTGRALRLGISGVPGVGKSTFIEALGLHLIAQGHRVAVLAVDPSSSLSGGSILGDKTRMEQLSANPSAYIRPSPSSGTLGGVAEKTREAMLVFEAAGYDVVIVETVGVGQSETAVAGMTDLFVLMQLPNAGDDLQAIKRGVMELADLVVINKADLDVDAATRAEAMIASSLRLLGQAGHGDGAPSRVLKLSALKAQGVDAFWQKVQGLIAHRRASGEFAQRRQHQGQAWMWDLIHAALLGDFRRHPDVRHALPEVLKNVNESRVAPSAAARQLLQLFTRA; encoded by the coding sequence TTGCCCGGCATCCTCCGCGCCGATCGCCGCACCCTCGCCAAGGCCATCACCCTGCTCGAATCGACGCGAGCCGATCACCGCGCACGCGCCGATGCGCTGCTCAACGCGCTGCTGCCGCACACCGGCCGCGCCCTGCGCCTGGGCATCTCCGGCGTGCCGGGCGTCGGCAAGTCGACCTTCATCGAAGCGCTCGGTCTTCATCTCATCGCCCAAGGCCATCGGGTGGCCGTGCTCGCGGTCGACCCGTCGTCCAGCCTCTCGGGCGGCTCCATCCTCGGCGACAAGACGCGCATGGAGCAGCTTTCGGCCAACCCCTCGGCCTACATCCGACCGAGCCCATCGTCGGGCACGCTGGGCGGCGTGGCCGAGAAGACGCGCGAGGCGATGCTCGTCTTCGAAGCGGCGGGCTACGACGTGGTGATCGTCGAGACGGTCGGCGTCGGCCAAAGCGAGACTGCGGTCGCCGGCATGACCGACCTTTTCGTGCTGATGCAGCTGCCCAATGCCGGTGACGACCTGCAGGCCATCAAGCGCGGCGTGATGGAGCTGGCCGATCTTGTCGTCATCAACAAGGCCGACCTCGATGTCGACGCGGCCACGCGGGCCGAAGCCATGATCGCAAGCTCCCTGCGCCTCTTGGGCCAGGCCGGCCACGGAGATGGCGCCCCCTCGCGCGTGCTCAAGCTGAGCGCGCTCAAGGCCCAGGGAGTCGACGCCTTCTGGCAGAAGGTGCAAGGCCTCATCGCCCATCGCCGGGCGAGCGGCGAGTTCGCACAGCGTCGGCAGCACCAGGGCCAGGCCTGGATGTGGGACCTGATCCACGCCGCGTTGCTCGGCGACTTCCGCCGCCACCCCGACGTTCGCCACGCCTTGCCCGAGGTGCTGAAGAACGTCAACGAATCCCGTGTCGCGCCGTCGGCTGCGGCGCGCCAACTCCTCCAACTGTTCACACGAGCCTGA